The Candidatus Korarchaeota archaeon NZ13-K nucleotide sequence TCATAATAGGGAGCGGGCCCGAGGAGGGGAACCTGAGGAGGATTTCGGCCACGCTTGGGGTCGAGGAAAAGGTCATCTTGATCGGTAGGAAGGGTTACGAGGAGACGGCCCTCTACTACGGTGCGGCGGACGTGCTGCTACACCCCGCCAAGCTCGAGGGCTATGGGTTGACAGCACTGGAGTCCCTGGCTGCGGGGACGCCGGTCGTGGCGAGCGACGTGGGGGGCCTCAGGGATGCCGTCCTGGATGGTGTGGATGGCTTTCTGCTCCCTAGGGATGAGAGGATTTTCGCCAACAGGATAATTCAGCTCCTCAGGGATGAGGAACTGAGGAGGGAGATGGGAAGGAGGGGCAGGGAGAGGGCCCTCAGGAGGACCTGGAGGGTCGTGGCCGAGGAGTACGAGAGGCTGATAGGGGAGGTGATGTCCTGAGGTACAAGCAGGTCATAGTGGTCAGGAGGGACCTGGGCATGAGCTGCGGCAAGCTGGCCGCTCAGGTAGCTCACGCGTCCCTGGAGGCAGCTGATGTTGTTAGGAATAGATATCCCGAGGTTTACGAGGAGTGGAAGAGGGAAGGGGCTAAGAAAGTGGTGCTGCAGGTGATGAGCGAGGAGGATCTCATGAAAGTGTACAGGGAGGCCTTGGAGAGGGGGCTGGCCGCTGTACTCATAAGGGATGCCGGCCTCAC carries:
- a CDS encoding peptidyl-tRNA hydrolase; the encoded protein is MRYKQVIVVRRDLGMSCGKLAAQVAHASLEAADVVRNRYPEVYEEWKREGAKKVVLQVMSEEDLMKVYREALERGLAAVLIRDAGLTELEPGTATAVGIGPHESERIDGVTGRLRLLR